A single region of the Globicephala melas chromosome 12, mGloMel1.2, whole genome shotgun sequence genome encodes:
- the GGCX gene encoding vitamin K-dependent gamma-carboxylase isoform X1, whose product MAVSARSALSPPDSDKVQKDKAGQTSGRRQGSRMGKLLGFEWTDVSSWGKLVTLLNRPTDPASLAVFRFLFGLMMVLDIPQERGLSSLDRRYLDGLEVCRFPLLDALQPLPLDWMYLVYTIMFLGALGMMLGLRYRISCVLFLLPYWYVFLLDKTSWNNHSYLYGLLAFQLTFMDANRYWSVDGLLNARKRNAHVPLWNYAVLRGQIFIVYFIAGVKKLDADWVEGYSMEYLSRHWLFSPFKFVLSEEMTSLLVVHWCGLLLDLSAGFLLFFDASRSIGLLFVSYFHCMNSQLFSIGMFPYVMLASSPLFCSPEWPRKLVAHCPKRLQELLPLRTAPQPSASCVYKRSRAKGGQKPGLRHRLGAAFTLLYLLEQLFLPYSHFLTQGYNNWTNGLYGYSWDMMVHSRSHQHVKITYRDGRTGELGYLNPGVFTQSRRWKDHADMLKQYATCLSRLLPKYNVTEPQIYFDIWVSINDRFQQRIFDPRVDIVQATWSPFQRTPWLQPLLMDLSPWRTKLQEIKSSLDSHTEVVFIADFPGLHLENFVSEDLGNTSIQLLQGEVTVELVAEQKNQTLQEGEKMQLPAGEYHKVYTMSPSPSCYMYIYVNTTELALEQDLAYLQELKEKVENGSETEPLPPELQPLLEGEVKGGPEPTPLVQTFLRRQQRLQEIERRRNAPFHERLLRFLLRKLYVFRRSFLMTCISLRNLVLGRPSLEQLAQEVTYANLRPFEPVGEPSPSNTDSSNPNPSEPNADTVHSEF is encoded by the exons ATGGCGGTGTCTGCTCGCTCTGCGCTGTCCCCGCCCGACTCAG ATAAAGTACAGAAGGATAAGGCTGGACAGACCTCAGGGCGCCGTCAGGGCAGCCGAATGGGGAAGCTCTTGGGTTTTGAGTGGACAGATGTGTCCAGCTGGGGGAAGCTGGTGACCCTGCTGAATAGACCAACAGATCCTGCAAGCCTGGCAGTCTTCCGTTTTCTCTTTG GGCTGATGATGGTGCTGGACATTCCCCAGGAGCGGGGGCTCAGCTCCCTGGACCGAAGATACCTGGATGGGCTGGAGGTGTGCCGCTTCCCGTTGCTGGACGCCCTGCAGCCACTGCCACTTGACTGGATGTATCTGGTCTACACCATCATGTTTCTGG GGGCACTGGGCATGATGCTGGGCCTGCGCTACCGGATAAGCTGTGTGTTATTCCTGCTGCCATACTGGTATGTGTTTCTTCTGGACAAGACATCGTGGAACAACCACTCCTATCTGTATGGTTTGTTGGCCTTTCAGCTGACGTTCATGGATGCAAACCGCTACTG GTCTGTGGACGGCCTGCTGAATGCCCGGAAGCGGAACGCCCACGTGCCCCTTTGGAACTATGCTGTGCTGCGTGGCCAG ATCTTCATTGTGTACTTCATTGCGGGCGTGAAAAAGCTGGACGCAGACTGGGTGGAAGGCTACTCCATGGAATACCTGTCCCGGCACTGGCTCTTCAGTCCCTTCAA ATTTGTATTGTCTGAGGAGATGACTAGTCTGCTGGTGGTGCACTGGTGCGGACTGCTGCTCGACCTCTCTGCCGGTTTCCTGCTCTTCTTTGATGCCTCAAGATCCATTGGCCTCCTCTTCGTGTCCTACTTCCACTGCATGAATTCCCAGCTCTTCAGCATTG GTATGTTCCCCTACGTCATGCTGGCCAGCAGCCCTCTCTTCTGCTCTCCCGAGTGGCCTCGGAAGCTGGTGGCTCACTGCCCGAAAAGGCTGCAAGAACTGCTGCCCCTCAGGACTGCCCCCCAGCCCAGTGCTTCCTGCGTGTATAAGAGGAGCCGGGCCAAAGGTGGTCAGAAGCCAGGGCTGCGCCATCGGCTGGGCGCCGCCTTCACCCTGCTCTACCTACTGGAGCAGCTCTTCCTGCCCTATTCCCATTTCCTCACCCAG GGCTATAACAACTGGACAAACGGGCTGTACGGCTATTCCTGGGACATGATGGTGCACTCCCGCTCCCACCAGCACGTGAAGATCACCTACCGTGATGGCCGCACCGGCGAGCTGGGCTACCTCAACCCTGGG GTATTCACACAGAGCCGGCGTTGGAAGGATCATGCGGACATGCTGAAGCAATATGCCACTTGCCTGAGCCGCCTGCTTCCCAAGTACAATGTCACTGAGCCCCAGATCTACTTTGATATTTGGGTCTCCATCAATGACCGCTTCCAGCAGAG GATTTTTGACCCTCGTGTGGACATCGTGCAGGCTACCTGGTCCCCCTTCCAGCGTACACCTTGGCTGCAGCCGCTACTGATGGACCTGTCTCCCTGGAGAACCAAACTACAGGAAATCAAGAGCAGCCTGGACAGCCACACCGAGGTGGTCTTCATCGCGGATTTCCCTG GGCTGCACCTGGAGAACTTTGTGAGCGAAGACCTGGGCAACACTAGCATCCAGCTGCTGCAGGGAGAGGTAACTGTGGAGCTGGTGGCAGAACAGAAGAACCAGACTCTTCAGGAGGGAGAAAAAATGCAG TTGCCTGCTGGTGAGTACCATAAGGTGTATACAATGTCGCCCAGTCCTTCCTGCTACATGTACATCTATGTCAACACTACAGAGCTTGCACTGGAACAAGACCTGGCATACCTGCAAGAATTGAAGGAGAAGGTGGAGAATGGAAGTG AAACAGAGCCTCTGCCTCCAGAGCTGCAACCTCTGCTGGAAGGGGAAGTCAAAGGGGGCCCTGAGCCAACACCGCTGGTTCAGACCTTTCTTAGACGCCAGCAAAGGCTCCAGGAGATCGAACGCCGGCGAAATGCCCCTTTCCACGAGCGACTCCTCCGCTTCTTGCTGCGAAAGCTCTATGTCTTTCGCCGCAG cTTTCTGATGACTTGTATCTCACTTCGAAATCTGGTATTAGGCCGCCCTTCCCTGGAGCAGCTGGCCCAAGAGGTGACTTATGCGAACTTGCGACCCTTTGAGCCAGTTGGGGAGCCGAGTCCTTCAAACACAGATTCTTCAAATCCTAATCCTTCTGAGCCAAATGCTGACACTGTCCACTCAGAGTTCTGA
- the GGCX gene encoding vitamin K-dependent gamma-carboxylase isoform X2, producing the protein MAVSARSALSPPDSDKVQKDKAGQTSGRRQGSRMGKLLGFEWTDVSSWGKLVTLLNRPTDPASLAVFRFLFGLMMVLDIPQERGLSSLDRRYLDGLEVCRFPLLDALQPLPLDWMYLVYTIMFLGALGMMLGLRYRISCVLFLLPYWYVFLLDKTSWNNHSYLYGLLAFQLTFMDANRYWSVDGLLNARKRNAHVPLWNYAVLRGQIFIVYFIAGVKKLDADWVEGYSMEYLSRHWLFSPFKFVLSEEMTSLLVVHWCGLLLDLSAGFLLFFDASRSIGLLFVSYFHCMNSQLFSIGMFPYVMLASSPLFCSPEWPRKLVAHCPKRLQELLPLRTAPQPSASCVYKRSRAKGGQKPGLRHRLGAAFTLLYLLEQLFLPYSHFLTQGYNNWTNGLYGYSWDMMVHSRSHQHVKITYRDGRTGELGYLNPGDF; encoded by the exons ATGGCGGTGTCTGCTCGCTCTGCGCTGTCCCCGCCCGACTCAG ATAAAGTACAGAAGGATAAGGCTGGACAGACCTCAGGGCGCCGTCAGGGCAGCCGAATGGGGAAGCTCTTGGGTTTTGAGTGGACAGATGTGTCCAGCTGGGGGAAGCTGGTGACCCTGCTGAATAGACCAACAGATCCTGCAAGCCTGGCAGTCTTCCGTTTTCTCTTTG GGCTGATGATGGTGCTGGACATTCCCCAGGAGCGGGGGCTCAGCTCCCTGGACCGAAGATACCTGGATGGGCTGGAGGTGTGCCGCTTCCCGTTGCTGGACGCCCTGCAGCCACTGCCACTTGACTGGATGTATCTGGTCTACACCATCATGTTTCTGG GGGCACTGGGCATGATGCTGGGCCTGCGCTACCGGATAAGCTGTGTGTTATTCCTGCTGCCATACTGGTATGTGTTTCTTCTGGACAAGACATCGTGGAACAACCACTCCTATCTGTATGGTTTGTTGGCCTTTCAGCTGACGTTCATGGATGCAAACCGCTACTG GTCTGTGGACGGCCTGCTGAATGCCCGGAAGCGGAACGCCCACGTGCCCCTTTGGAACTATGCTGTGCTGCGTGGCCAG ATCTTCATTGTGTACTTCATTGCGGGCGTGAAAAAGCTGGACGCAGACTGGGTGGAAGGCTACTCCATGGAATACCTGTCCCGGCACTGGCTCTTCAGTCCCTTCAA ATTTGTATTGTCTGAGGAGATGACTAGTCTGCTGGTGGTGCACTGGTGCGGACTGCTGCTCGACCTCTCTGCCGGTTTCCTGCTCTTCTTTGATGCCTCAAGATCCATTGGCCTCCTCTTCGTGTCCTACTTCCACTGCATGAATTCCCAGCTCTTCAGCATTG GTATGTTCCCCTACGTCATGCTGGCCAGCAGCCCTCTCTTCTGCTCTCCCGAGTGGCCTCGGAAGCTGGTGGCTCACTGCCCGAAAAGGCTGCAAGAACTGCTGCCCCTCAGGACTGCCCCCCAGCCCAGTGCTTCCTGCGTGTATAAGAGGAGCCGGGCCAAAGGTGGTCAGAAGCCAGGGCTGCGCCATCGGCTGGGCGCCGCCTTCACCCTGCTCTACCTACTGGAGCAGCTCTTCCTGCCCTATTCCCATTTCCTCACCCAG GGCTATAACAACTGGACAAACGGGCTGTACGGCTATTCCTGGGACATGATGGTGCACTCCCGCTCCCACCAGCACGTGAAGATCACCTACCGTGATGGCCGCACCGGCGAGCTGGGCTACCTCAACCCTGGG GATTTTTGA